In the genome of Cellvibrio sp. KY-YJ-3, one region contains:
- a CDS encoding glycoside hydrolase family 28 protein — translation MKCLTLPAYIVLLASLITLPAQAEPNPTVLERTELTVAVPKNINALEINASDFGAKGDGTTDDTIALQKAIDATAAKKATLVLQPGTYLTGSLFLKSNMALRLDKGVTLTGKQNIESYPRQKTRIAGIDIVWPSALLNVYEQADVHIYGEGTIDGNGMVFWQTFWDKRNVYEGKGLRWAADYDAERPRLIQVYNSKRIELGGGLQMHRAGFWTLQIVYSNDVKVSNVVIRNNSDGKGPSTDGIDIDSSHHVLVEKADIDVNDDALCLKAGRDADGLRVNRPTEHVVIRDSIIRHAEAGVTFGSETSGSIRNIDVYNLDVQGPVYSGIFFKSAHVRGGTVSDIRIRDMKVQNAEAAVRVDLNWLPVYSYPVIPPGIKNVPEHWKILATPVPKEKGMPKLRDIHISNIKADANAAFLMQGYAEAPLQNVHFSNMHITAAASGAITHGRGFSFDNVTIETTDPDAVIFDDVANTKGEITYLRSAAQ, via the coding sequence ATGAAATGTTTAACCCTTCCTGCTTATATCGTTTTACTCGCAAGCCTCATAACACTTCCCGCGCAGGCCGAACCCAATCCCACAGTGTTAGAGCGCACCGAATTAACAGTCGCCGTACCAAAAAATATTAATGCCCTTGAAATTAACGCCAGCGACTTCGGTGCAAAAGGTGATGGAACAACCGACGATACCATCGCATTACAAAAAGCAATTGATGCGACCGCCGCAAAAAAGGCGACGTTGGTATTACAACCGGGTACTTACCTTACCGGGTCGCTATTCTTAAAATCCAACATGGCGCTGCGTTTGGATAAAGGCGTAACGCTTACCGGCAAACAGAATATTGAATCCTATCCGCGTCAAAAAACCCGCATCGCCGGGATCGATATTGTATGGCCTTCTGCGCTATTGAATGTATACGAACAAGCTGATGTACACATTTATGGTGAAGGCACCATCGACGGTAATGGCATGGTGTTTTGGCAAACCTTTTGGGATAAACGTAATGTGTATGAAGGTAAGGGCTTGCGCTGGGCGGCCGATTACGACGCTGAGCGCCCGCGTTTAATTCAAGTCTATAATTCAAAACGCATTGAATTGGGTGGCGGTTTACAGATGCACCGCGCCGGTTTTTGGACGCTACAAATTGTCTATTCCAACGATGTAAAAGTATCCAACGTAGTTATTCGCAACAACTCCGATGGCAAAGGCCCCTCCACCGATGGTATCGATATAGATTCATCGCACCATGTACTGGTAGAAAAAGCCGACATTGATGTCAACGACGATGCACTCTGTTTAAAAGCCGGGCGCGATGCCGACGGATTGCGCGTGAACCGCCCCACCGAACACGTGGTAATCCGCGATTCCATTATTCGCCACGCCGAAGCCGGTGTTACTTTTGGCAGCGAGACCTCCGGCAGTATTCGCAATATCGATGTTTACAATCTGGATGTGCAAGGCCCGGTGTACAGCGGCATATTTTTTAAATCTGCCCATGTACGCGGTGGCACTGTATCTGACATTCGTATCCGCGATATGAAAGTACAAAATGCCGAAGCCGCGGTGCGCGTGGATTTAAATTGGCTGCCCGTTTATTCCTACCCGGTCATTCCACCCGGCATTAAAAATGTGCCGGAACATTGGAAAATTCTTGCGACCCCGGTACCCAAAGAAAAGGGCATGCCGAAACTGCGGGACATTCATATCAGCAACATAAAAGCCGATGCCAACGCCGCATTTTTGATGCAGGGTTATGCAGAAGCGCCGCTGCAAAATGTTCACTTCAGCAATATGCACATTACCGCCGCAGCCTCCGGTGCAATCACTCATGGGCGCGGATTTAGTTTTGATAATGTAACCATTGAAACGACTGACCCCGATGCCGTTATTTTTGATGATGTCGCCAACACCAAAGGCGAAATCACTTACCTAAGATCAGCGGCGCAATAA
- a CDS encoding TonB-dependent receptor — MTTFSQIKSTRVENTNIPFSRKLLASGIASMLVASAGLAVLSPGAFAQQSATVTTTADKDIEEVEVSGIRFSQRSALDRKKAAVTMTDSLVAEDIGAFPDKNIAEALQRIPGVQIGRDNGEGSSVSVRGVDPDLLRVELNSVGAMGMGGSRGVDFRDMASELVKSLDVIKGSEARLTEGGIGGTIQVNTRKPNEFENNFFSANGEVQYNDLIGDAMPKTNLIGVYKFNEKLGVLVNVTAANKDTVLHGIRNTEWARFADYDGDAAKTSVNPKYENITEQSGCSSISVVADRNVCLAQWQEFVPYLPRYGIWARKEDRLSANTMVQYAFTDSLSAYVGYTYNERDKSAYDINMQFETNSAARLKPESVVVDDRKNVVGFKTRDATVSNRVLDIDWYQETSMLETGFEYSQDKFQASGVIARSTSEQDIDSRGTTVWAGGIVDMEVTLNREGLPNIDLSNAYIRNASDLTDTSNKFDMNNPASYSGGGSYNYRPMEDETQEDMAKLDFAYSPDSGFFTKFQTGYQYNTQEFTNANYAYNIVRNVGANYNGQEWTMADQVALIEGRTKSTPDFFKNFSLNTYAPSTWQALDSKAILEELRAISADNTTRNDLNINRGNFDVDVATNAFYGQANFEMAIGSMPLKGNFGVRVVDTKTTANGDVTIRVMVDQLDANGNPVVNPVTGAYAAPIEAIDHPDAFNGRKTIKEGYTETLPSLNLTLGLIPDELELFFGAAKVMAHPRIADINVNATCVINDYTQAQIDDLPNTCTAGNPALNPYVANQLDLALTWYPNEDSIVSAAFFTKKMDNWIFDPDTQYNVDFFNDGRVWDVRQRYNNTGATTKGVELQASTMFTMLPAPFDGLGGSVNYTYMKAEDVGLFDGITGEELPFPQQSQDSYNISAFYETDVWGVRLAYNFRGEYLWRASDRSGNPLYVDDGGYLDAKFNYNLTEKLKFYIDGRNLTKEVLVYNSGEGRMSQYDYSGREFAIGLTYKM, encoded by the coding sequence ATGACTACCTTCAGTCAAATCAAGTCAACACGAGTAGAAAACACCAACATCCCCTTTTCGCGCAAGCTCCTCGCCAGCGGTATTGCATCCATGTTGGTTGCCAGTGCCGGTTTGGCCGTGCTTAGCCCCGGCGCTTTTGCGCAGCAATCCGCGACAGTAACCACTACCGCAGATAAAGATATTGAAGAAGTAGAGGTATCCGGCATTCGTTTCAGCCAACGCAGTGCACTGGACCGCAAAAAAGCGGCAGTGACCATGACTGACTCATTGGTAGCCGAAGATATTGGCGCCTTCCCCGATAAAAATATCGCTGAAGCATTGCAACGCATTCCCGGTGTACAAATTGGCCGCGACAACGGCGAAGGCTCATCGGTAAGTGTGCGTGGTGTAGACCCGGATTTACTGCGCGTGGAATTAAACAGCGTTGGCGCTATGGGTATGGGCGGCAGCCGCGGCGTGGACTTCCGCGATATGGCTTCTGAATTAGTTAAATCGTTGGACGTTATTAAAGGTTCCGAAGCGCGTTTAACTGAAGGTGGTATTGGCGGCACGATTCAAGTAAACACCCGTAAGCCGAATGAATTTGAAAATAACTTTTTTTCGGCCAATGGCGAAGTGCAATACAACGATTTGATTGGCGATGCCATGCCTAAAACCAATTTAATTGGTGTATACAAATTTAATGAAAAACTCGGTGTCTTGGTAAACGTTACCGCTGCCAACAAAGACACAGTACTGCACGGTATTCGCAATACGGAGTGGGCGCGCTTTGCTGACTACGATGGCGATGCAGCAAAAACATCGGTTAACCCCAAATACGAAAACATAACCGAACAATCCGGTTGCTCCAGCATTTCTGTTGTCGCTGATCGCAATGTGTGTTTGGCACAGTGGCAAGAATTTGTACCCTACTTACCGCGTTATGGAATCTGGGCACGCAAGGAAGATCGTTTAAGCGCAAACACCATGGTGCAATACGCCTTCACCGATAGCCTCTCGGCTTATGTAGGTTACACCTATAACGAGCGGGATAAGTCGGCCTACGATATTAATATGCAGTTTGAAACCAACTCTGCAGCGCGCTTAAAACCTGAGTCAGTTGTTGTTGATGATCGCAAAAATGTTGTTGGTTTTAAAACACGTGATGCGACCGTCAGCAACCGTGTACTGGATATCGATTGGTATCAAGAAACCAGTATGCTTGAAACCGGTTTTGAATATAGTCAGGATAAATTTCAGGCTTCTGGCGTTATTGCACGCTCAACGTCTGAACAAGATATTGATTCGCGCGGCACCACCGTATGGGCTGGTGGGATTGTCGATATGGAAGTGACATTAAACCGTGAGGGTTTACCAAACATCGATTTAAGCAATGCCTATATCCGCAATGCCAGTGATTTAACCGATACCTCCAATAAGTTCGATATGAATAATCCTGCCAGTTATTCTGGTGGGGGATCTTATAACTATCGCCCTATGGAAGATGAAACCCAGGAAGACATGGCAAAACTGGATTTTGCCTATTCGCCAGATAGCGGGTTCTTCACCAAATTCCAAACCGGTTACCAATACAACACCCAGGAATTTACCAATGCAAATTATGCCTACAACATAGTTCGCAACGTTGGTGCTAACTATAACGGCCAAGAGTGGACTATGGCCGATCAAGTTGCGCTGATTGAAGGCCGTACAAAAAGCACGCCCGATTTCTTTAAAAATTTCAGCCTCAACACTTATGCCCCCAGTACCTGGCAAGCACTCGATTCCAAGGCAATTCTGGAAGAGTTGAGAGCCATCAGTGCAGACAATACTACCCGCAACGACTTGAATATTAATCGCGGAAATTTTGATGTGGACGTAGCGACCAATGCGTTTTATGGCCAAGCCAACTTTGAAATGGCCATTGGTAGCATGCCATTAAAAGGTAACTTTGGTGTGCGTGTAGTGGATACTAAAACCACAGCCAATGGTGATGTCACTATCCGTGTGATGGTGGATCAGTTGGATGCCAACGGCAACCCTGTCGTTAACCCTGTTACCGGCGCTTATGCAGCCCCTATTGAAGCTATCGATCACCCGGATGCCTTCAACGGTCGCAAAACGATTAAGGAAGGCTACACAGAAACTTTGCCAAGTTTGAACCTGACACTTGGTTTAATTCCGGATGAATTGGAATTATTTTTTGGTGCCGCAAAAGTCATGGCACATCCGCGCATTGCAGACATTAACGTAAACGCAACCTGCGTGATTAACGACTACACCCAAGCTCAAATTGATGATCTACCCAATACCTGTACGGCAGGAAATCCGGCATTAAATCCTTATGTCGCGAATCAATTGGATCTCGCGTTAACCTGGTATCCGAATGAAGATTCGATTGTATCTGCTGCCTTCTTTACCAAAAAAATGGATAACTGGATTTTTGATCCGGACACCCAGTATAACGTGGATTTTTTTAACGATGGCCGCGTGTGGGATGTGCGTCAACGATATAACAATACCGGTGCAACCACCAAAGGCGTTGAACTTCAGGCAAGTACTATGTTCACCATGTTGCCTGCCCCCTTCGATGGTTTAGGTGGCAGCGTTAACTACACTTACATGAAAGCCGAAGATGTAGGTTTATTTGATGGCATTACGGGCGAGGAATTGCCCTTCCCTCAACAATCACAAGACAGCTACAACATCAGTGCGTTTTACGAAACCGATGTATGGGGTGTACGTCTTGCCTACAACTTCCGGGGCGAATATTTATGGCGGGCATCTGATCGCTCAGGCAACCCACTGTACGTCGATGATGGCGGTTATTTGGATGCAAAATTTAATTACAACCTGACCGAAAAACTAAAATTTTATATCGATGGCCGCAACCTGACCAAAGAAGTATTGGTATATAACTCAGGCGAAGGTCGTATGTCCCAATATGACTATTCAGGCAGAGAATTTGCCATTGGCCTAACCTATAAAATGTAA
- a CDS encoding oligogalacturonate lyase family protein: MKRRDLLISSAIGSALLMLNKHSMAADLPSSQSTSVPIAANTHGVIPTEWIDPISKKKIIRLSQIDNSKSLYFHDNAFTHDSRYMVMNTPEGIGLYDFSTHSHSLLAEGQYEVIMVSYAKPICYARKYTAEFKGKDNANLFDNVEYYAIDIPSGKQTFIGIFPQGFITSINADDTLMAGAYATEFVELQPGPKVANTDGGYNALGPDGKPLNFAEAKELRMAERLAKNIPMEIFTIDIKTGKRKVVTSSRDWLNHVQFSPADPRKIMYCHEGPWHMVDRIWTIDINGKNKQKIHQRSMNMEIAGHEFFSFDGKTVYYDLQTPRGEVFWLATYNLETQQRHWYHLERNEWSVHYQISRDGKLLAGDGGDHEMVARAEDGKYIYLFEPEIIQDIAVSAPNAAQLIRPGKLKTTKLVDMHKHDYRVEPNLQFSPDGKYLVFRSNMHGPIHAYAVEL, from the coding sequence ATGAAACGAAGAGACTTATTAATTTCCTCCGCTATTGGCAGCGCGCTGTTGATGCTGAATAAACATTCAATGGCTGCAGATTTACCTTCCTCACAATCTACTAGCGTACCTATTGCCGCTAACACCCACGGAGTTATTCCCACCGAATGGATTGATCCGATAAGCAAGAAAAAGATTATCCGCCTGTCGCAAATTGATAATTCAAAATCCCTTTACTTTCACGACAATGCGTTTACTCACGACAGCCGCTACATGGTTATGAATACCCCTGAGGGTATAGGCCTGTATGATTTTTCAACCCATAGCCATTCGCTGTTAGCCGAAGGCCAGTATGAAGTGATTATGGTGTCCTACGCCAAACCTATTTGTTATGCGCGCAAATATACCGCTGAATTCAAAGGTAAAGACAACGCCAATCTATTTGATAATGTCGAATACTATGCGATTGATATTCCCAGCGGAAAACAAACGTTTATTGGTATTTTTCCCCAGGGTTTTATCACCTCCATCAATGCCGATGACACTTTAATGGCAGGCGCCTACGCCACTGAATTTGTAGAATTGCAACCCGGCCCTAAAGTCGCCAATACCGACGGTGGCTATAACGCCTTAGGGCCAGACGGCAAACCACTGAACTTCGCTGAAGCTAAAGAACTGCGTATGGCTGAGCGCCTGGCTAAAAATATTCCCATGGAAATTTTTACCATCGATATTAAAACCGGTAAACGCAAAGTGGTTACCAGTTCACGCGATTGGCTAAACCATGTGCAGTTCTCCCCTGCCGACCCGCGCAAAATTATGTATTGCCACGAAGGCCCCTGGCATATGGTGGATAGGATCTGGACGATTGATATCAATGGCAAAAATAAACAAAAAATTCACCAGCGCAGCATGAATATGGAAATTGCAGGCCATGAATTTTTTTCGTTTGATGGCAAAACGGTGTATTACGATCTGCAAACCCCGCGCGGCGAAGTTTTTTGGTTAGCCACTTACAATCTGGAAACCCAACAGCGCCATTGGTATCACCTTGAACGCAACGAGTGGTCAGTGCATTACCAAATATCGCGCGATGGAAAATTGCTAGCCGGTGATGGCGGCGACCACGAAATGGTCGCACGCGCCGAGGACGGCAAATATATTTATTTGTTTGAACCGGAAATTATTCAAGACATAGCCGTCAGTGCGCCCAATGCAGCGCAATTAATTCGCCCCGGTAAATTAAAAACAACCAAGCTCGTGGACATGCATAAACACGACTACCGTGTAGAACCCAACTTGCAGTTCTCGCCGGATGGAAAATATTTAGTCTTCCGCTCTAATATGCACGGCCCAATCCACGCCTACGCCGTAGAACTTTAA
- the rhaT gene encoding L-rhamnose/proton symporter RhaT — MSNPLLGVLFHWLGGLASASFYVPFRKVRGWSWEIYWLMGGFFSWIFAPWIFAYFRTEDLFGVIAAVDSNTLIQCIVYGLLWGLGGLTFGLTMRYLGLSLGMAVALGLCAFFGTIIPPMLKGVFFTEVLPTTHGKIVLVGLAMCLLGIAIVGAGGICKEKESPPEERQKNIAEFDLKKGLLVALFCGLMSSCFAFGISAGEPLAALSAAAGTNPLFKGLPVICIVLIGGATTNFLWCGYLIVKNKTAAEILQPKMRSANERPATSGINLLWCALAGVLWYFQFFFYVMGESQMGEYGFSSWTLHMASVIIFSSLWGFALKEWKGSSRKTLNYVFLGLSCLVSSTIVIGYGNSLV, encoded by the coding sequence ATGTCAAATCCATTACTCGGGGTTTTATTCCATTGGCTGGGCGGATTAGCGTCTGCCAGCTTTTATGTTCCCTTTCGCAAAGTGCGCGGTTGGTCTTGGGAAATCTATTGGTTAATGGGCGGATTTTTCTCGTGGATTTTCGCCCCCTGGATTTTTGCCTATTTCCGCACTGAGGATTTATTTGGCGTGATTGCCGCTGTCGATAGCAACACACTGATTCAATGTATTGTGTACGGTCTGCTCTGGGGGCTGGGTGGCTTAACTTTTGGTTTGACTATGCGCTACCTGGGCTTGTCGCTAGGTATGGCAGTTGCACTCGGGCTATGTGCATTTTTTGGCACCATTATTCCACCTATGCTCAAAGGCGTATTTTTTACGGAGGTGTTACCCACCACCCACGGAAAAATTGTGTTGGTCGGGCTGGCAATGTGTTTGCTAGGTATTGCGATTGTAGGTGCAGGTGGAATCTGCAAAGAAAAAGAAAGCCCACCCGAAGAGCGGCAGAAAAATATCGCTGAATTCGATTTAAAAAAAGGTTTATTAGTCGCGTTATTTTGCGGGCTCATGTCCTCTTGTTTTGCCTTCGGCATTTCCGCTGGTGAACCGCTGGCAGCATTATCAGCCGCCGCAGGAACTAATCCGCTATTCAAAGGTTTACCGGTTATTTGTATTGTATTGATTGGCGGTGCCACGACTAATTTTCTGTGGTGTGGTTATTTAATTGTAAAAAATAAAACCGCTGCGGAAATCCTCCAACCCAAAATGCGTTCAGCGAATGAGCGCCCCGCTACCAGCGGTATTAATTTACTCTGGTGCGCATTGGCAGGCGTGCTCTGGTATTTCCAATTTTTCTTTTATGTCATGGGTGAAAGCCAAATGGGCGAGTATGGTTTTTCCTCCTGGACGCTGCATATGGCTTCTGTCATTATCTTTTCGTCACTCTGGGGGTTTGCACTAAAAGAATGGAAAGGTTCCAGCCGTAAAACCCTGAATTATGTATTCCTTGGCCTCAGTTGTTTAGTGAGTTCCACTATTGTGATCGGCTACGGCAATTCTTTGGTGTAA